The Bacillus sp. Y1 genome has a window encoding:
- a CDS encoding Gfo/Idh/MocA family protein, giving the protein MSLKFALIGCGRISPNHIAAAIENELVIVGLCDVKQENMEGIISTFNLPTSTPQYTDYKEMIKTEKPDLVAICTESGKHGQMALDCIEEGVNLIIEKPITLSLEEADQIIALAKEKNVKVSACHQNRFNKSIQKIRESVENERFGRLLYGTAHIRWNRGEDYYTQAPWRGTWEQDGGALMNQCIHNIDLLRWMMGDEITEVVGMTDNLKHNFIEAEDLGIALVRFGNGSYGVIEGTTNIYPKNLEETLYIFGDRGTVKAGGKSVNLIEEWHFADGLDDPEQVKEEYQENPPNVYGFGHKPLYTDVIDAIKNDREPYVTAEDGRRALELVLAIYKSAAEGTSVKLPLTNVSSTDFTGRFK; this is encoded by the coding sequence ATGAGTTTAAAATTTGCGTTAATCGGTTGTGGAAGAATTTCTCCAAATCATATTGCAGCTGCCATAGAAAATGAATTAGTAATTGTTGGTTTATGTGATGTGAAACAAGAAAATATGGAAGGGATTATTTCGACATTTAATCTTCCAACTTCTACTCCACAATACACAGATTATAAGGAAATGATTAAAACGGAAAAACCTGATTTAGTTGCGATCTGTACGGAAAGTGGAAAACATGGTCAAATGGCATTGGATTGCATTGAAGAAGGTGTAAACTTAATTATTGAGAAACCCATTACTCTTTCTCTTGAAGAAGCGGACCAGATTATTGCTCTAGCTAAGGAAAAGAATGTAAAAGTGAGTGCATGTCACCAAAATCGCTTTAATAAGTCTATTCAAAAAATTAGAGAATCAGTTGAAAATGAACGTTTTGGTAGACTTCTTTACGGAACAGCTCATATTCGATGGAATCGTGGAGAAGACTATTACACACAAGCTCCATGGCGTGGTACATGGGAGCAAGATGGTGGTGCATTGATGAACCAATGTATCCATAATATCGATCTCCTTCGTTGGATGATGGGTGATGAGATTACTGAAGTTGTTGGAATGACAGATAATCTAAAGCATAATTTTATTGAGGCGGAAGACCTTGGTATTGCCCTTGTAAGATTTGGGAACGGTAGTTATGGTGTGATTGAAGGTACAACAAATATCTATCCGAAGAACCTTGAAGAAACTCTTTATATATTTGGTGACAGAGGTACGGTAAAAGCTGGAGGCAAATCAGTTAATCTGATTGAAGAATGGCATTTTGCAGATGGGTTAGATGATCCTGAGCAAGTAAAAGAAGAGTACCAAGAAAACCCACCTAATGTATATGGCTTTGGTCACAAACCATTATATACCGATGTAATCGATGCAATCAAAAATGATAGAGAGCCTTACGTAACGGCTGAGGATGGACGAAGAGCACTTGAATTGGTGCTAGCAATTTATAAGTCAGCTGCAGAAGGGACAAGCGTTAAGTTACCATTAACCAATGTAAGTAGTACGGATTTTACAGGTAGATTTAAATAA
- a CDS encoding leucine-rich repeat domain-containing protein has translation MNGRKILNLLMIITMVFSIVVSPFSSQTAKASMMLSDAEAVQVNNTIRISWHTDDFIGEDFVDFKLIKNGESFKIEPVVVQEQGSPEDSVFITDYSYIDADINKSTQYTYQVVGITSSGEEYSSTVVSLMTSDFEDFDAPTVSSVELMIGGQAIPAVQTAENEYSASIKGLQDTDMFTDISINASADAANATFSFLMNSKTFDFTNGLATAKISEVLGEFDSQQDGVSVGKLKEQMSLYGGKISGTLVDYSGNEREIVLRVTEEEVSAVIVEEPTTEQPAPSEQDNQKEVEDTSSQTIEYMVIDISGIGVQPMETGDNQFTLNMEHFLDPAFTIGSALENDDSLVNDFTLFSSGNPSEALISYNGSTHSVAFADGVGSLSIKELLGISDSDDLTLGEFKQFFADNGDGDISITVTEQSGATKEVTLSIVGSENFKTVEIPDAQLESAIRNQLGIYEGALTAANLKELVYLYAQSEGITDLTGLEYATNLEGLDVSANDITDVSPITSLTNLTSLTLWGTQISDISGLSSLTNLTYLDLEDNHQLVDISPIESLVNLETLRLSYSAVTDITDVSSLSNLRELHLYGLSLDFSEGSATSSTINDLQSRGVSVYFDWMPEYPVYDEYLYLNHSGQGVTHNSFEFEWDSYGDFESYDIYLDGNLVKSLSSTSTNYVLSGLQPRTTYNVEVKGNLVDGRVVSSSTEITTSWAPEDLQEVKIQAVNENDQPLTNGYQYSISGTDESNQDFFQYGYVNNEGYLTSWEINSLNLPLGTYDVIIYDPENYDNSTIYNIEIEEGVNYIENPFRLTFNEGENSSEPFKVKVTNVTENSITVEWTNQSKVTNYNLYLYNEDTSYYEGQDVTLENGTTSYTFTNLSSDTRYGFSLNAEFSNGLSYGTYMFIKTNGGTQEGEIVTFADATLEQIVREEIGVYSRDITSVDLEELTYLYAYEQQITSLVGLEHAVNLQGLGLGSNEIEDISPLAGLTSLTDLTLWNNNIVDITPLSNLTQLTYLDLDSNKIVDVTPLGSLTNLRDLWLYNNPIEDFTTLEELRAAGVNVYYNNYPGEYYEYLYVNLLDVTEKSISIDWSIWNQSEEVDYFDVTIGDTVVTVEPDTLSRVFNDLSSNTFYEIQVDAHYVDGCVISGYNAVWTDYPADQLRDVNINLNNQTDLSIENYEFSINGMDDANRRVFEYGYVSESGEFKSFYDDEPFSLPAGQYEVFLYGPPGVFNQYSTYQFEVLEGTDYIASPVELVFDGFDGEFEPGPSLGIQVVNTTDTSIEISWNQVPDVIGYSVCIEEQNEQDYSSSCINEKSLDSSVTSFTFTDLLPNTNYIVSVNASYTDSGFGEGILVQTTGSSEGGNPGQDPDEDLGEVVNIPDGVLSEAIRNTLNVYDRDLYTSDLEQLTSLYASHLGITDLTGLDKAVNLTYLDVSFNQISDVTPLQSLTSLTNLILWSNEITEIGPLSSLTNLTYLDLDTNKITDVSPLAGLTNLDTLWLANNPASDISSLIDLTNLTNLYLYGIPLDVNDSATMNTIETLQNAGVYVSYDSQIYEPSIYAYVGSISDTAIEVQWWSEEMTSSIDHFNLYQNGEKVDSVDSNAYVYTFESLSPNTEYEFMIEAVNSDNEVLASAITNAVTERAQADMENVTFKVVDSKDESVPQNLEYSIQGLGEDNQDVYLYGYTDGEGFLRSWYTPGKTMSLPAGQYELIVYGNGTYPSTIETIEIVAEQDYVTNPYEIALTKFEKETKNVEVKVIDQEGNPIDSIEYLSLYSYPVMEAFGYQDGQYYLWQQQNDSGEYTLENVVVSDQFKYQLTVQVPGYITYNNAEVTVDSSTDVIEVVLDKGVSITGSIVDSNDSPLSGAYIYAYGDQTYAYGQSDSEGIQLDGLHKEELEVEISMQGYQSHKVTVTADQFVNGTFDLGEIVLQSEKYVHGKVLKEDGTPAKNVYVYLYEEGSSWSTGWARTDANGYFKIRNVVDGSYVLKTDAYNLPNVEVEVQPQPDEYVISLVKQGEGSFTGEGNGFTASKQTVVPGKSLDYRFNYKNNGTATAENVEVTFNLSTDVELLADSILLNGQAVTLDRGKVVIPSVATGESGTITFKTNVKETATQTLVSNATISLGETQNTYTATTNVLFVTLNAPEITATSKIKVYGNAKSGAKVEIYDGDVLLAQTTVDSRWWYADVTLPVTTGENSSHQLVAKVTEGERATYSQPVTVSYEPNIPEVTDVKISAGWNQNITINPNTGVVTSAIVEYTPIDVKVQFSGEVDSAKISFLGQDYELTKDGDHYIGGIPSTWSSYGEQMLELIFTIGDQVIKLPLMEVIVLIDPSGYVFEGSMENRLQGATAVVEQSVNGRWQQWNAAFYGQINPQVTDEEGRYGWDVIQGDWRVIFSKEGYDTYTSRTVVVPPAETELNVPLVRTSKPVVDSILPAINAEDVALDSAVEIEFDRLMNVEGLDSKIKVYQDDQLVEGSLDYETLNGYKETPGKPGYFEEDSTKQLTQTIVWKPATILDPNQEYRVVVEQDVKDYAGKTLEASVESTFTTIAVEDGDNDGETPGEDDQDNGGETPGEDDQDNGGETPGEDDQDNGGETPGQGNQDNGGQTPGQGNQDNGGQTPGQGNQDNGGQTPGQGNQDNGGQTPDKGNSDNGTQTPGGNTTNPGNANNNSSKSNVTVKPVINGNKATVTDEQLEELKNKGTLFVDLQNSNKSDISVEFTADQIEFLKGKKAEIQIANGDVTLSIPTSVLTNGSEKTSIHILKLKDIQNALSPVYDFTITQGGQVISQFSEGVTLTFNVDDSRVNNPDNVKVFYWNPNTSKWELIGGSYSNGVVTATTSHFSVYTVFETTSEEVSSPGKSLVPVQQNGQELPNTATNSFNWLLIGLTILLVSCAALFILQRRKMVN, from the coding sequence TTGAACGGGAGGAAAATATTAAATCTATTGATGATTATCACAATGGTTTTTTCAATTGTTGTGAGCCCGTTTTCTTCACAAACCGCGAAAGCAAGTATGATGCTTTCGGATGCTGAGGCAGTTCAGGTGAATAACACCATCCGAATTTCTTGGCACACCGACGATTTTATCGGTGAGGATTTTGTGGATTTTAAGCTAATTAAGAATGGTGAATCGTTTAAAATTGAACCTGTTGTTGTTCAAGAACAGGGTTCACCAGAAGACAGTGTCTTTATAACGGATTATTCTTATATTGATGCAGATATCAACAAAAGCACGCAATATACATATCAAGTTGTAGGAATCACGAGTTCAGGCGAGGAATATTCAAGTACTGTAGTATCGTTAATGACTAGTGATTTTGAGGATTTTGATGCACCGACAGTGAGTTCGGTTGAATTAATGATTGGTGGGCAAGCCATTCCTGCTGTCCAAACAGCAGAGAATGAATATTCTGCTTCTATTAAAGGACTGCAGGATACTGACATGTTTACTGATATTAGTATCAACGCTTCTGCAGATGCAGCAAATGCGACATTTTCTTTCCTGATGAATTCTAAAACATTTGATTTTACTAATGGTCTTGCTACTGCGAAAATTAGTGAGGTTCTTGGAGAGTTTGACTCTCAACAGGACGGGGTATCTGTTGGTAAATTAAAAGAACAAATGAGTTTATACGGCGGAAAGATCTCTGGAACTCTTGTTGACTACTCAGGCAACGAGCGAGAAATTGTACTTCGAGTTACAGAAGAAGAAGTTTCTGCGGTAATTGTCGAAGAGCCAACAACAGAGCAACCAGCTCCTAGTGAGCAAGATAACCAAAAAGAAGTAGAGGACACTTCAAGTCAAACCATTGAGTATATGGTTATTGATATCAGTGGGATAGGTGTTCAACCAATGGAAACGGGAGATAATCAGTTTACGTTGAATATGGAACACTTCCTGGATCCTGCGTTTACGATCGGATCTGCATTGGAAAATGACGACTCGTTGGTTAACGATTTTACATTGTTCTCTTCTGGAAATCCTTCTGAAGCATTGATTTCTTATAATGGATCAACACATTCTGTTGCTTTTGCGGATGGAGTTGGAAGTCTATCGATTAAAGAGCTACTTGGTATTTCTGATAGCGATGACTTAACTCTAGGGGAGTTTAAACAGTTTTTTGCTGATAACGGAGATGGAGATATTTCTATTACAGTAACTGAGCAATCAGGAGCTACAAAAGAAGTGACTTTATCAATCGTTGGGTCAGAGAATTTTAAAACAGTTGAAATTCCAGATGCTCAATTAGAAAGTGCTATTCGAAATCAATTGGGAATTTATGAAGGTGCTCTTACAGCAGCTAACTTAAAAGAGCTTGTGTACCTTTATGCTCAAAGTGAAGGTATTACTGACCTAACTGGTTTAGAATATGCAACCAATCTTGAAGGGTTAGACGTAAGTGCGAATGACATTACAGATGTAAGTCCAATTACGAGTTTAACTAATTTAACCTCATTAACTTTATGGGGTACGCAAATTTCAGATATTAGTGGTCTAAGTTCTTTAACTAATTTAACCTATTTAGATTTGGAAGATAATCACCAACTCGTGGATATCTCTCCAATCGAAAGTTTAGTCAACCTTGAAACACTTCGATTAAGTTATAGTGCTGTAACCGATATTACGGATGTAAGTTCGCTAAGTAACTTAAGAGAGCTTCATTTATATGGTTTATCTTTAGATTTTTCAGAGGGATCTGCAACTAGTTCGACAATCAACGATTTACAGTCTCGTGGTGTGTCCGTCTATTTTGATTGGATGCCAGAATATCCAGTTTATGATGAATATCTCTATCTAAATCATTCAGGTCAGGGAGTAACTCATAATTCATTTGAATTTGAATGGGATAGTTACGGGGATTTTGAATCGTATGATATCTACTTAGATGGAAATCTAGTAAAATCTCTTTCTTCCACTTCAACCAATTATGTGTTATCGGGTCTTCAGCCACGAACAACATACAATGTTGAAGTTAAAGGAAATCTTGTTGATGGAAGAGTCGTTTCTTCTAGTACTGAGATCACTACTTCTTGGGCACCAGAGGATTTACAAGAGGTGAAAATCCAAGCTGTAAATGAAAACGATCAACCATTAACAAATGGTTATCAGTACTCTATTAGTGGTACAGATGAATCGAATCAAGACTTCTTCCAGTATGGATATGTGAATAATGAAGGGTATTTAACTTCTTGGGAGATTAATAGTTTAAACTTACCTTTAGGTACATATGATGTAATTATCTATGATCCGGAAAACTATGATAATTCAACAATTTATAACATTGAGATTGAAGAGGGAGTCAATTACATTGAAAATCCCTTTAGACTAACCTTTAATGAAGGTGAGAACTCATCCGAACCTTTTAAAGTAAAGGTAACAAATGTAACAGAGAATTCGATCACCGTAGAATGGACAAATCAATCAAAGGTAACAAACTACAACCTTTACTTGTATAACGAAGATACTAGTTATTATGAGGGACAAGATGTAACGTTAGAGAACGGAACGACTTCTTATACGTTTACTAATCTTTCATCTGATACCCGTTATGGATTTAGTTTAAATGCTGAATTTTCAAATGGGCTCTCATATGGAACTTACATGTTTATTAAAACAAATGGTGGAACGCAAGAAGGAGAAATAGTTACATTCGCTGACGCAACACTAGAGCAGATCGTTCGTGAAGAGATTGGTGTTTATTCGCGAGATATCACTTCAGTGGATCTAGAGGAATTAACTTACCTTTATGCATACGAACAACAGATTACTAGTCTGGTAGGTTTAGAACATGCGGTGAATTTACAAGGACTAGGTTTGGGAAGTAATGAAATTGAAGATATTAGCCCACTTGCTGGATTAACGTCTTTAACGGACTTAACCCTTTGGAATAACAACATCGTTGATATTACACCTTTAAGTAACTTAACGCAACTAACTTACTTGGACTTAGATAGTAATAAAATCGTTGATGTCACCCCTTTAGGTTCATTAACCAATTTAAGAGACCTATGGTTATATAACAATCCAATAGAAGATTTTACAACTCTAGAAGAACTTAGAGCAGCTGGAGTAAATGTTTATTATAATAACTATCCAGGTGAATACTACGAGTATCTTTATGTTAATTTACTGGATGTAACGGAAAAATCCATTTCGATTGATTGGTCTATTTGGAATCAATCCGAGGAAGTAGATTACTTTGATGTAACAATTGGAGATACAGTTGTTACTGTGGAACCAGATACACTTTCCCGTGTATTTAATGATCTTTCTTCGAATACATTTTATGAGATTCAAGTAGATGCACACTACGTTGATGGTTGTGTGATTAGTGGATACAATGCGGTTTGGACAGACTATCCGGCTGATCAATTAAGGGACGTAAATATCAACCTTAATAATCAGACTGATTTGTCAATTGAGAACTATGAATTTTCTATTAATGGTATGGATGATGCTAACCGTCGAGTATTTGAATACGGATATGTAAGTGAAAGTGGAGAGTTTAAGAGCTTTTATGATGATGAACCATTTTCATTACCTGCTGGTCAATATGAAGTCTTTTTATATGGTCCTCCAGGAGTATTTAACCAATACAGTACGTATCAATTTGAGGTACTAGAAGGTACAGATTATATTGCTTCACCTGTGGAACTAGTATTTGACGGGTTTGATGGGGAGTTTGAACCAGGACCTTCACTTGGTATTCAAGTTGTAAATACTACTGATACATCAATAGAAATTAGCTGGAATCAAGTTCCTGACGTTATTGGTTATTCTGTATGCATTGAAGAGCAGAACGAACAAGATTATTCTAGTTCTTGTATTAACGAGAAATCTTTAGATTCATCTGTGACCTCATTTACATTTACAGATCTATTACCAAATACAAACTATATCGTATCGGTTAACGCTTCTTATACTGATTCAGGGTTTGGTGAAGGAATTCTTGTACAAACAACAGGCAGTTCTGAGGGTGGAAATCCAGGACAAGACCCTGATGAGGACCTTGGGGAAGTCGTAAATATTCCTGACGGAGTTTTAAGTGAAGCCATTCGTAACACATTAAATGTGTACGACAGAGATCTTTATACAAGTGACCTAGAGCAATTAACAAGCTTGTATGCTAGTCATTTGGGAATTACAGATCTAACAGGCTTAGATAAAGCGGTCAACTTAACGTATCTTGACGTAAGTTTTAACCAGATTAGTGATGTAACGCCTCTACAAAGTTTAACTAGCCTAACAAACTTAATTCTGTGGAGCAATGAGATTACAGAAATTGGCCCATTAAGTTCACTAACGAACCTGACTTACTTAGACCTTGATACGAATAAAATCACTGATGTAAGTCCACTTGCTGGTTTAACAAACCTAGATACATTATGGCTTGCAAATAACCCTGCGAGTGACATTAGTAGTTTAATAGACCTAACAAATCTAACTAACTTATACCTTTATGGCATTCCGTTGGATGTAAATGATTCAGCAACAATGAATACCATTGAAACCCTACAAAATGCAGGAGTATATGTAAGTTATGACAGTCAAATCTATGAACCATCTATCTATGCTTATGTAGGCTCTATCTCTGATACCGCAATTGAAGTACAGTGGTGGTCAGAGGAAATGACTTCGAGCATTGATCACTTTAACCTATACCAAAATGGTGAAAAGGTCGATTCTGTAGATTCTAATGCCTACGTATATACATTTGAATCATTATCACCAAATACAGAATACGAATTTATGATTGAAGCGGTAAATTCCGATAATGAAGTTTTGGCTTCAGCTATTACGAATGCTGTAACAGAACGTGCACAAGCCGACATGGAAAATGTGACATTTAAGGTTGTGGACTCTAAAGACGAATCAGTTCCTCAAAATCTGGAATATTCAATTCAAGGATTAGGGGAAGACAACCAGGATGTATATTTATATGGTTACACTGATGGAGAAGGTTTCTTACGTTCTTGGTATACACCAGGAAAAACGATGTCTCTTCCAGCCGGTCAATATGAGCTTATTGTTTACGGAAATGGAACGTACCCATCTACAATAGAAACGATTGAAATTGTAGCTGAACAGGATTATGTGACTAATCCGTATGAAATTGCATTAACGAAGTTCGAAAAAGAAACAAAGAATGTCGAAGTAAAAGTAATCGACCAAGAAGGTAATCCAATAGACTCTATTGAGTATCTATCACTTTACAGCTACCCAGTAATGGAGGCTTTCGGTTACCAAGACGGGCAATACTATTTATGGCAACAGCAAAATGATTCTGGAGAATACACACTTGAAAATGTTGTTGTGTCTGATCAATTCAAGTATCAATTAACTGTACAGGTACCTGGATATATTACTTACAACAATGCTGAGGTTACAGTTGATTCTTCGACAGATGTAATCGAAGTAGTTTTAGATAAAGGTGTATCTATAACAGGCTCTATTGTTGACTCAAACGATAGTCCGCTTTCTGGGGCTTATATTTACGCATACGGAGATCAAACCTATGCATATGGTCAATCTGACTCAGAAGGAATTCAGTTAGATGGACTACACAAAGAAGAGTTAGAAGTTGAGATTTCAATGCAAGGCTATCAATCTCATAAAGTAACTGTTACTGCTGATCAATTTGTAAATGGTACTTTTGATCTCGGAGAAATTGTGTTACAGTCTGAAAAATATGTACACGGAAAAGTCCTAAAAGAAGATGGGACTCCAGCAAAGAATGTGTATGTATACCTTTATGAAGAAGGTAGTTCTTGGAGTACTGGCTGGGCAAGAACAGATGCGAATGGATACTTTAAGATTCGTAATGTAGTAGATGGAAGCTACGTATTAAAGACCGACGCATATAATCTGCCTAATGTAGAAGTGGAAGTACAACCTCAACCAGATGAGTATGTAATTTCTTTAGTTAAACAGGGTGAAGGAAGCTTTACAGGTGAAGGAAATGGATTTACGGCTTCTAAACAAACAGTCGTACCAGGTAAATCACTAGACTACCGATTCAACTACAAAAATAACGGAACAGCTACTGCTGAAAACGTAGAAGTAACATTTAATCTTTCTACTGATGTGGAACTATTAGCAGATTCCATTCTTTTAAATGGACAAGCTGTTACACTTGATCGTGGAAAAGTAGTCATTCCTAGTGTAGCTACTGGAGAATCAGGAACAATTACGTTCAAGACGAATGTAAAAGAAACAGCCACTCAAACGCTCGTTTCGAATGCAACCATTTCTCTAGGTGAAACTCAGAATACGTACACTGCTACAACAAATGTACTGTTTGTTACATTAAATGCACCAGAAATTACTGCTACATCTAAAATTAAGGTGTATGGTAATGCAAAATCAGGTGCAAAGGTAGAAATTTATGATGGAGATGTATTATTAGCTCAAACAACTGTTGATAGTCGTTGGTGGTATGCGGATGTAACATTACCAGTAACAACAGGAGAAAATAGCTCACATCAACTAGTTGCAAAGGTGACTGAAGGTGAGCGTGCAACATACTCTCAACCAGTAACTGTTTCATACGAGCCAAACATCCCAGAAGTAACTGATGTAAAAATTTCAGCTGGATGGAATCAAAACATTACAATTAACCCGAACACAGGTGTCGTAACCTCAGCAATCGTTGAGTACACGCCTATCGATGTGAAGGTTCAATTTAGTGGTGAGGTAGATTCGGCGAAAATTAGCTTCCTTGGTCAAGACTACGAACTCACTAAAGACGGAGACCATTATATTGGTGGAATTCCTAGCACATGGAGTTCATATGGGGAGCAAATGTTAGAATTGATCTTCACAATTGGTGATCAAGTGATTAAATTACCTCTTATGGAAGTAATCGTTCTAATTGACCCATCGGGTTATGTGTTTGAAGGAAGCATGGAAAACCGATTACAGGGAGCAACAGCAGTCGTTGAGCAATCTGTAAACGGAAGATGGCAACAATGGAATGCCGCATTCTATGGTCAAATTAATCCACAAGTAACCGATGAAGAAGGTCGCTATGGTTGGGACGTTATTCAGGGTGACTGGCGAGTAATTTTCAGTAAGGAAGGCTATGACACATACACAAGCCGTACGGTTGTTGTTCCTCCTGCTGAGACAGAGCTAAATGTTCCATTAGTAAGAACATCAAAACCGGTAGTAGATTCAATTTTACCTGCAATAAATGCTGAAGATGTTGCTTTAGACAGTGCAGTAGAAATCGAATTTGATCGCCTCATGAATGTGGAAGGTCTAGATTCAAAAATTAAGGTGTATCAAGATGACCAATTAGTTGAAGGGTCATTAGACTACGAAACACTAAATGGTTATAAAGAAACACCTGGAAAACCGGGCTATTTTGAGGAAGATTCAACTAAACAACTTACTCAAACGATTGTTTGGAAACCAGCTACAATCCTGGATCCTAATCAAGAGTACCGTGTAGTCGTAGAGCAAGATGTAAAAGATTACGCTGGTAAAACACTTGAAGCTAGCGTAGAATCTACGTTTACAACTATTGCTGTTGAAGACGGAGATAATGATGGAGAAACACCGGGTGAGGACGACCAAGATAATGGTGGAGAAACACCGGGTGAAGACGACCAAGACAATGGTGGGGAAACACCAGGTGAAGACGACCAAGACAATGGTGGAGAAACACCAGGTCAAGGTAACCAAGACAACGGAGGACAAACACCAGGTCAAGGTAATCAAGACAATGGAGGACAGACACCAGGTCAGGGTAACCAAGATAATGGAGGTCAAACGCCAGGTCAAGGTAACCAAGATAATGGAGGACAGACTCCAGATAAGGGCAACTCAGATAATGGAACTCAAACACCTGGTGGTAATACTACAAATCCGGGTAACGCAAACAATAACTCAAGCAAATCAAATGTAACTGTGAAACCAGTGATTAATGGAAATAAAGCTACAGTTACTGATGAACAACTTGAGGAACTTAAAAACAAAGGAACGCTTTTTGTTGATTTACAAAACAGCAACAAATCTGATATCTCTGTTGAATTTACGGCAGATCAGATCGAATTCCTAAAGGGTAAAAAGGCAGAAATCCAAATAGCTAATGGAGATGTAACTTTATCAATTCCAACTAGTGTTTTAACAAACGGAAGTGAAAAAACAAGCATCCATATACTAAAGCTAAAGGATATTCAAAACGCACTAAGTCCAGTTTATGACTTTACTATTACGCAGGGTGGTCAAGTGATTAGTCAGTTCAGTGAAGGTGTTACTCTAACATTTAACGTGGACGACTCAAGAGTAAACAATCCTGATAATGTAAAAGTATTCTACTGGAATCCAAATACAAGTAAGTGGGAGCTAATTGGTGGTAGCTACAGTAATGGAGTTGTGACAGCAACGACATCTCACTTTAGTGTTTATACGGTATTTGAAACAACTAGTGAAGAAGTTTCAAGTCCTGGAAAGAGCTTAGTTCCAGTTCAACAAAATGGACAAGAGCTTCCGAATACTGCAACCAATTCCTTCAATTGGTTATTGATTGGACTAACTATTCTACTTGTAAGCTGTGCAGCACTTTTTATCTTACAAAGAAGAAAAATGGTTAACTAA
- the hpf gene encoding ribosome hibernation-promoting factor, HPF/YfiA family, with protein MNYNVRGENIEVTPAIREYVEKKIAKLERYFTETPNANVHVNLKLYNDKRSKVEVTIPMANLVLRAEEVHDDMYAAIDLITDKLERQIRKHKTKVNRKFREKGNLNELFASPVENQGGGVAVEEDETDLELVRQKSFDLKPMDSEEAILQMNLLGHSFYVFTNAETNRTNVVYKRKDGRYGLIEAQ; from the coding sequence ATGAATTACAACGTTCGTGGTGAAAACATTGAGGTAACTCCAGCAATTAGAGAGTACGTGGAAAAGAAGATTGCCAAGTTAGAAAGATACTTTACTGAGACTCCTAATGCAAATGTTCATGTGAATTTGAAGTTGTACAATGACAAGCGATCCAAAGTAGAGGTAACGATTCCAATGGCGAATTTGGTGCTTCGTGCAGAGGAAGTTCATGATGATATGTATGCGGCGATTGATCTGATTACTGATAAATTAGAGCGTCAAATCCGTAAGCATAAAACAAAAGTGAACCGCAAATTCCGTGAAAAAGGGAACCTGAATGAATTGTTTGCTTCTCCAGTCGAAAATCAAGGTGGCGGTGTAGCAGTAGAAGAGGATGAGACCGATTTAGAGCTTGTTCGCCAAAAGAGCTTTGACTTAAAGCCAATGGACAGTGAAGAAGCAATTCTCCAAATGAACCTACTTGGTCACAGTTTCTATGTGTTTACCAATGCTGAGACAAATCGTACAAATGTAGTATATAAGCGTAAAGACGGCCGCTACGGTCTTATTGAAGCACAATAA